The following nucleotide sequence is from Melioribacteraceae bacterium.
ATCTAGTTTTTTGAGAAATGTCTTGTCATCAATTCGTTCAAATCCAAGAGCTTTTAAATATTTATCGTGAATTTGGTGATGACTTTCGGTGATTAATTTTTTATAACCTTTCTCTTTCATAAAATCGGCAGTAAAGAAAAGGAACTTTGCGTTTTTTAAATCTCTATAATCCGGAATGGCGTAATCTAAAAGGATGTGAATGGTTTCATGATCTTCTTCCTTAAAAACAAAAAGTCCGGTGGGAATCATATTCCTTAATATGAAATAAAATTGTGCATCGGGATGATCTTCTTTTTTGAAGTTGGGAAAAATTGCCGAAATATCTTTACCATAGAAATCCAAAAATTTAAGTAAATATTTTCCTTGCGGACCGTTTGTAGGTAAAAGCGTGAAGTAATCTTTCTTTCTATACATTCCCCACAAATAGTAAATATCAACTATCGCGATAAAACTATTCAATGCAAGTACCGGATAAGCACCAATAATTGCTCCATAAGTAGCAAATGTTGCAGCACCGAATAAATTTATTCTCCGCAGCATCCAGATATTTTTCATCGTTAATGAAACTGCGATGAGAAAGGAGCCGATATAACCTATAATTTCATACCAATTCATGGCACAAGTATAAAAGAAAAAGTAATAACTACAAAGCCGCGATTAAATTCAATCGACAAAAATAAAAATGTTATTTTAGTGCAATTGAAAGGAGGAAATATGGAAAACTTTAAAATATTTCTTCGTACAACGTTCGTCGGTGGTTTTTTAATTGTACTTCCGATTGTAATATTACTTGTTGTACTTAATTGGTTGTTTGAAACATTAACCGGCTATATAAGACCGATTACAAATATTCTGATTGAGACAGCAAGAGTAAATGAATTTGTTGCATCTTTTTTTGCCGTCTGTTTTATAATTCTTGTTTTCTTTTTAGTTGGACTACTAGTAAAAACCGAAATGGGTAAAGTTTCCTTTGAAGCTTTTGAAAATAAATTCTTAGGAAAAATTTTCGGATACAGAATTATTAAAGAAACTGTTTTACAAATTTTTGGTGAAGAGAAAAATTTATTTAAAGCGGTTGCTCTTGTCAAACTTTTCGGTAATGAAACATTGATGACAGCGTTTGTAACAGAAGAACATTCCGATGGAAGTTATACCGTTTTTATTCCTTCCGGTCCAGCCCCGACAGCGGGATTTGTTTATCATGTTCAAAAAGAACAAATAACTGTTATCGATATCCCGGTTGATCAAGCACTCCGAACAATTTTAAGTTTAGGTGGTGGATCAAAAAAAATTATTGAAATTTATAATAAAGCAAAAAAATGATTCCCGAACTTGAAAAACAAAAAGAGTTGTTAAAGGAAATTAATTCATTCGAGATGCCGTTTGGGAAATACTCCGGAAGGAAATTGATCAATCTGCCATCATATTACTTGGAGTGGTTTGAAAGAAAAGGATTTCCTGAAGGAAAGCTTGGCCAAATGCTCAGACTTGTTTATGAAATTAAACTTAATGGATTAGAAGATATCGTTAAAAAAATTAACATCAATAAATAAACGGATAATAAATGCAGAGATGTCCTTGGTGCGGAGATGATCCGCTTTATGTAAAATATCATGATACAGTTTGGGGTGTGCCCGAACATAATGACAGAAAACTATTTGCAAAACTTTGTCTTGACGGTGCGCAAGCCGGTTTAAGCTGGATTACTATTCTTCGCAAGGAGAAAAATTATTACAAAGCGTTCGATAATTTTGATGCAAAGAAAATGGCAAACTATAATCAAAAGAAAATAGATGAGCTGCTAAACAATCCCGGTATTATTCGCAATAAGTTAAAAGTAAATGCTTTTATAACTAATGCACAATCATATCTTCAAGTAAAAAAGGAATTCGGATCGTTTGATAAATACATTTGGCACTTCTCCGATTTTAAAACTGTAAATAATAAATTCAAGTCGTTGAAAGAAGTGCCGGCAAAAACTCCTTTGGCTGAAGAGATAAGCAAAGACTTAAAGAAACGAGGATTTAAGTTTGTCGGTCCCACAATTGTTTATGCATTTATGCAGGCAATCGGAATGGTTAACGATCACCTTATAGATTGTTTCCGGTATAAAGCAGTTCAAAAACTGCATTAATAATGGAAATAAATATGCGTTAAAGTAAATAAAATAATTAGGTAACTAAGTT
It contains:
- a CDS encoding DUF502 domain-containing protein; translated protein: MENFKIFLRTTFVGGFLIVLPIVILLVVLNWLFETLTGYIRPITNILIETARVNEFVASFFAVCFIILVFFLVGLLVKTEMGKVSFEAFENKFLGKIFGYRIIKETVLQIFGEEKNLFKAVALVKLFGNETLMTAFVTEEHSDGSYTVFIPSGPAPTAGFVYHVQKEQITVIDIPVDQALRTILSLGGGSKKIIEIYNKAKK
- a CDS encoding DUF3820 family protein, giving the protein MIPELEKQKELLKEINSFEMPFGKYSGRKLINLPSYYLEWFERKGFPEGKLGQMLRLVYEIKLNGLEDIVKKININK
- a CDS encoding DNA-3-methyladenine glycosylase I translates to MQRCPWCGDDPLYVKYHDTVWGVPEHNDRKLFAKLCLDGAQAGLSWITILRKEKNYYKAFDNFDAKKMANYNQKKIDELLNNPGIIRNKLKVNAFITNAQSYLQVKKEFGSFDKYIWHFSDFKTVNNKFKSLKEVPAKTPLAEEISKDLKKRGFKFVGPTIVYAFMQAIGMVNDHLIDCFRYKAVQKLH